A region of Sparus aurata chromosome 8, fSpaAur1.1, whole genome shotgun sequence DNA encodes the following proteins:
- the LOC115586738 gene encoding DENN domain-containing protein 5B-like produces MNGTAAATGAASCRFAHYFVVCGVDTETGLEPDDGAGEAFEQSPIRRSFKSKVLVHYPESTDRMPLNKDAVNMLCMPRGLSFRTQADRLDPQFHSFTMSFDDGTRSYGFVLTFYEEVTSAQIITAMQTLYQMHHVEHHSASSASSPSSSSSSSASSPSTSSMDSLVSSLDESDVESLAGVSACLGCAGSFDPARDTLYVSKALCLFTPLPFLQAARQFLSQLHQAVTSHTAPPLPLESYIHNILYEVPLPPPGRSLRFHGVQGPIVCQRPGPGELPLGEYPLGEAFSLLGVDNMVQLLTCALLETQVLLCSQDYQRLMTVAEGVSTLLFPFQWQHIYLPIVSAPLHHLLEAPVPFMMGIHRREGAQRSSLHLPHEANLCFVDIDNHCVEAPEDLPLFPDQIELIQELSEVLLRFGLPPQGGATTKPATASPRLSSLVLEDLMEDRRNGNLGGEELAVLERLQALARRCGGGKMSEGEKTLGNVFEEEEEDLKAAKLNIQLREVFAGRFAAMFGRYEDFVIHSALDLDSWLSNREGTLSFDKGSFLSVQPASHLQFLSRFLETSMFSAFVDGKVISRWADREPMQQLFDNRLERERLYDTDEEESRSCRYRKCTSLFESAQNIERRLLKADHTAIHPHLLDMRIGQGRHQQGYFPKLQADVLAQGQNTNKWSSRVTASRRSDPKRSALTEGLDNEQRQKHAFARKNLRQSKLLDSSPQAVSQTHREFVDGLLSECRLKTKRMLMERMGKESVELGQGEANITGLQENTLILGLCDLLERTWGHGLQLKQGKSALWSHLLHYQAAHGKTEAPAESPGCGGLEQRTFDEGTLVLRGSLIQDMRFIQTMSEGLSEVGQARAWIHLALEKKMLSQHLKELLTNQELLRQLYKSHAFLLCEEEREQFLFHLLSLNTVDYLCFTRVFTSISISYRVVIIPMKKLSIAMATVNPWVCVSGELGDSGVRQLSKNTQEIYFQCKNLGRLSTLQLGQENSGLLAKCLIDCVMVYNEITGHTYKFPCGRWLGKGVGDGSLERVLIGQLVSPGGEEDAGRWTGTPPELASPSQSVRTVLGSLGSRSRMLSVEVQEDMREAANNLVKHFHKPEQERGNLTVLLCGEGGLVLSLEKFLLHGLKSNRLFQRNVFVWDFVEKAVVSMETADQMGDLHGSTLTKGPPCDSLCRYVNAINASPRNIGKEGKFQLFVCLGIRDRLLSQWLPLLAEFPLTARTYEEAALLRDRAAVHSLSRILHTLNEFTITLETALVKGVDL; encoded by the exons gCGAGGCCTTCGAGCAGAGCCCGATTCGGCGTTCCTTCAAGTCAAAGGTTCTGGTTCACTACCCCGAGAGCACGGACAGGATGCCCTTGAACAAAGATGCTGTCAACATG ctctgcATGCCGAGGGGTCTCTCCTTCCGCACGCAGGCCGACCGGCTCGATCCTCAGTTTCACTCGTTCACGATGTCTTTCGACGACGGCACGCGCTCCTACGGCTTCGTCCTCACCTTCTACGAGGAGGTGACCAGTGCTCAGATCATCACTGCCATGCAGACTCTCTACCAGATGCACCACGTGGAGCACCACTCagcctcctccgcctcctctccttcctcctcctcgtcttcatcaGCTTCGtcaccctccacctccagcatgGACTCTCTTGTGAGCAGCTTGGACGAGTCAGACGTCGAGTCTCTGGCCGGGGTGTCCGCCTGCCTCGGCTGTGCGGGCTCCTTCGACCCGGCCCGAGACACTCTGTACGTGTCCAAAGCCCTCTGCCTCTTCACGCCGCTCCCCTTCCTCCAGGCCGCTCGACAGTTTCTGTCTCAGCTGCACcaggctgtgacatcacacacagctCCGCCCCTCCCTCTGGAGAGCTACATCCATAACATCCTGTACGAGGTGCCCCTGCCTCCCCCCGGCAGGTCGCTGAGGTTTCACGGGGTGCAGGGACCCATTGTGTGCCAGCGGCCGGGGCCGGGAGAGCTTCCGCTGGGGGAGTATCCCCTCGGAGAGGCGTTCTCCCTGCTGGGTGTGGACAATATGGTGCAGCTACTGACCTGTGCACTTCTGGAGACACAAGTCCTGCTCTGCTCTCAAG ACTACCAGCGTTTGATGACAGTGGCCGAGGGCGTCTCCACTCTGCTGTTCCCCTTCCAGTGGCAACACATCTACCTGCCCATCGTCTCTGCACCGCTGCATCACCTCCTGGAGGCTCCTGTGCCGTTCATGATGGGCATCCACCGCAGAGAAGGAGCTCAGCGATCCTCCCTCCACCTTCCTCACGAG GCCAACCTGTGCTTTGTGGACATTGACAATCACTGTGTCGAAGCCCCTGAAGACCTCCCACTGTTTCCAGACCAGATCGAGCTGATCCAGGAGCTGAGTGAGGTGCTGCTGCGTTTCGGGCTCCCTCCACAGGGCGGCGCGACCACCAAGCCCGCCACCGCCTCCCCGCGCCTGAGCAGCCTGGTGCTGGAGGATCTGATGGAGGACAGAAGGAACGGGAACCTCGGAGGCGAGGAGCTGGCGGTGCTGGAGAGGCTGCAGGCTCTGGCGCGGAGGTGCGGAGGAGGAAAAATGTCAGAAGGAGAGAAGACGCTGGGAAACgtgtttgaggaggaggaggaggatctgAAGGCCGCCAAGCTGAACATTCAGCTGAGGGAGGTGTTCGCCGGACGCTTTGCTGCCATGTTTGGCAGGTACGAGGACTTTGTCATCCACAGCGCTCTTGATTTGGACTCCTGGTTGAGCAACCGAGAGGGAACGTTGAGCTTTGACAAG GGCTCCTTCCTCTCAGTTCAGCCTGCGAGCCACTTGCAGTTCTTGTCCCGGTTCCTGGAGACGTCCATGTTTTCTGCGTTTGTCGATGGGAAAGTGATATCTCGCTGGGCAGATAGGGAGCCGATGCAGCAGCTGTTCGACaaccgtctggagagagaacgACTGTACGACACAGACGAAGAGGAGTCCCGCAGCTGCCGCTACAGGAAGTGCACCTCGCTCTTTGAATCAG cTCAGAACATTGAGCGCAGGCTGCTGAAGGCCGACCACACGGCCATACACCCCCACCTGCTGGACATGAGGATCGGCCAGGGTCGTCATCAGCAGGGCTACTTCCCCAAGCTGCAGGCCGACGTGCTCGCACAGGGACAAAACACCAACAA GTGGTCCAGTCGCGTTACAGCGTCACGCAGGAGCGACCCAAAGAGATCAGCGTTAACAGAGGGGCTGGACAATGAGCAGAGACAG AAGCACGCATTTGCGAGGAAGAACCTCCGCCAGTCTAAGCTGCTTGACTCATCGCCGCAGGCCGTCTCTCAGACTCACAGAGAGTTTGTGGACGGGCTGCTCAGCGAGTGTCGTCTGAAG accaaACGGATGCTGATGGAGAGGATGGGGAAGGAGAGCGTGGAACTGGGTCAGGGAGAAGCAAACATCACGGGCCTGCAGGAAAACACACTCATACTCGGTCTGTGTGACCTACTGGAGAGAACCTGGGGCCACGGGCTGCAGCTGAAAcag GGGAAGTCCGCTCTTTGGTCCCATCTGCTTCACTACCAGGCAGCACATGGGAAGACAGAGGCACCAGCTGAGTCTCCAG GGTGTGGCGGTTTGGAGCAGAGGACGTTTGATGAAGGCACTCTGGTGCTGAGAGGGTCGTTGATACAAGACATGAG GTTCATCCAGACCATGAGCGAGGGTCTGTCTGAGGTGGGTCAGGCTCGGGCCTGGATCCACCTGGCTCTGGAGAAGAAGATGCTGTCCCAGCACCTGAAAGAGCTGCTCACAAACCAGGAGCTGCTCAG GCAGCTGTACAAATCTCATGCATTCCTGCTCTGTGAAGAAGAAAGGGAGCAGTTTTTGTTCCACCTGCTCTCTCTCAACACTGTGGACTACCTCTGCTTCACACGCGTCTTCACCTCAATCA GTATTTCGTACCGTGTTGTCATAATACCCATGAAGAAGCTGAGCATCGCAATGGCGACAGTTAAcccgtgggtgtgtgtgtcgggaGAACTGGGTGATTCAGGGGTGAGACAGCTAtcgaaaaacacacaggagatcTACTTCCAG TGCAAGAACCTGGGCAGGCTGAGCACTCTGCAGCTGGGACAGGAGAACTCTGGCCTGCTGGCCAAGTGTCTGATAGACTGTGTGATGGTGTATAATGAGATCACTGGACACACCTACAA GTTCCCATGTGGCCGATGGCTGGGGAAAGGCGTGGGCGACGGCAGCTTGGAGAGAGTCCTCATTGGTCAGCTGGTGTCAcctggtggagaggaggatgctgGAAGGTGGACAGGGACGCCTCCGGAGCTGGCCTCTCCTTCCCAGAGTGTCCGGACAGTGCTGGGATCGCTTGGCAGCCGAAGCA GAATGCTGTCTGTTGAAGTACAAGAGGACATGAGGGAGGCAGCAAATAACCTTGTTAAACACTTCCACAAACCCGAACAAGAG agGGGAAACTTGACAGTCTTGTTATGTGGTGAAGGAGGTCTGGTGCTCTCCCTGGAGAAGTTCCTCCTGCACGGGCTCAAATCAAACCGTCTTTTCCAGAGGAACGTGTTTGTTTGGGACTTTGTGG AGAAGGCAGTGGTTTCCATGGAGACAGCAGATCAGATGGGTGACCTGCATGGATCAACTCTGACAAAGGGTCCCCCCTGTGACTCACTGTGCCGATACGTCAACGCCATCAACGCCTCGCCGCGAAACATTGGAAAAGAGGGAAAgttccagctgtttgtctgcttgGGAATTAG GGACCGGCTTCTCTCTCAGTGGCTCCCCCTGCTGGCAGAGTTCCCCCTGACG